The region TATAAATCGGAACAATTACAACCTGGTGTGGTGCCAGTTTTGGAGGTAATACCAATCCGTTGTCATCGCTGTGCCCCATAATTAAAGCACCCATAAGTCGGGTGGAAACACCCCAGGAAGTGGCCCACACATGATCGAGTTTACCTGTTTTATCGGTAAAGGTAACATCAAAAGCTTTAGCAAAATTTTGCCCTAAAAAATGTGAAGTACCGGCCTGTAAGGCTTTACCATCCTGCATAAGGGCTTCAATAGCAAGGGTATCGAGTGCACCAGCAAATCGTTCCCCTTCTGATTTGTGCCCCTGAATTACAGGTAGTGCCATATAGTTTTGTGCAAAATCGGCATAAATATCAATCATCTGGCGTGTTTCTTCTTCGGCTTCCTTACGCGTAGCATGGGCCGTATGCCCCTCCTGCCAGAGAAACTCTGCTGTGCGCAAAAACAGACGTGTACGCATCTCCCATCGTACTACATTGGCCCATTGATTTACAAGAATGGGTAAATCACGGTACGACTGAATCCAGTTTTTATAAGTATTCCAGATTATAGTTTCTGATGTGGGACGAACAATTAATTCCTCTTCGAGTTTAGCAGCCGGATCAACTTCTACTCCCTGACCATCTTCTTTGTTTTTTAACCTGTAATGGGTAACTACAGCACACTCTTTCGCAAAACCTTCTACATGGTCAGCCTCTTTACTAAAAAATGATTTTGGTATGAAAAGCGGGAAATAGGCATTTTCGTGTCCTGTCTCTTTAAACATACGATCTAATTCTGCCTGCATTTTTTCCCAGATAGCATATCCATAGGGCTTAATTACCATGCACCCTCTAACGGCTGAATTTTCAGCCAGTCCGGCCTTAATTACCAGGTCATTGTACCACTGCGCATAGTTCTCTTTACGTGAGGTAAGTACTTTTGCCATGATTTTTGTATAATATTTGTTGTTTATATTTAGTTTTAGTAATAAACCACAAATAAACACAATATTGACTTAATTTGAAACTTAACAAGCTTGAAGTTTGTATAAATAAATAAAAGGCTTAATTTTTGGAAACAGTCAATGAGAAAGGAGACAACTATGATACGTTT is a window of Salinivirga cyanobacteriivorans DNA encoding:
- the proS gene encoding proline--tRNA ligase; translated protein: MAKVLTSRKENYAQWYNDLVIKAGLAENSAVRGCMVIKPYGYAIWEKMQAELDRMFKETGHENAYFPLFIPKSFFSKEADHVEGFAKECAVVTHYRLKNKEDGQGVEVDPAAKLEEELIVRPTSETIIWNTYKNWIQSYRDLPILVNQWANVVRWEMRTRLFLRTAEFLWQEGHTAHATRKEAEEETRQMIDIYADFAQNYMALPVIQGHKSEGERFAGALDTLAIEALMQDGKALQAGTSHFLGQNFAKAFDVTFTDKTGKLDHVWATSWGVSTRLMGALIMGHSDDNGLVLPPKLAPHQVVIVPIYKNDDQYDTVCQKGEEIRKALLKKGISVKFDKRDTQKPGWKFAEYELKGVPVRLALGMRDIENGTIEVARRDTMKKEIMPVEGLPEKISALLDDIQEGIYKKALKFRDENIHYVDTWDEFVDTLENKAGFIMAHWDGTAETEERIQNETKASIRVIPFDSKQEEGKCIFTGKPSKQRVLFARAY